From a region of the Mycobacterium sp. SMC-8 genome:
- the dxr gene encoding 1-deoxy-D-xylulose-5-phosphate reductoisomerase, with translation MSESGARRRVLILGSTGSIGTQALEVIAANPDRFEVVGLAAGGGNADLLARQRAETGVTNIAVADEAAAAALGGTMYSGPDAATRLVENTEADVVLNALVGALGLKPTLAALATGARLALANKESLIAGGPLVQKAAAPGQIVPVDSEHSALAQCLRGGSGDEVAKLVLTASGGPFRGWTAERLEDVTPEQAAAHPTWSMGPMNTLNSASLVNKGLELIETHLLFGIDYDRIEVVVHPQSIVHSMVTFTDGSTLAQASPPDMKLPIALALGWPSRVPGAAAACDFTTASRWDFEPLDDDVFPAVALAREAGRGGGCLTAVYNAANEEAAAAFLAGRIRFPAIVRTVDHVLRAADRWAAEPATVDDVLDAQDWARDRARQAVEQEPAGRR, from the coding sequence GTGAGCGAAAGCGGAGCGCGACGGCGTGTGCTGATCCTGGGCAGCACAGGCTCCATCGGTACCCAGGCGCTCGAGGTGATCGCCGCCAACCCGGACCGCTTCGAGGTCGTCGGGCTCGCGGCCGGCGGCGGCAATGCCGACCTGCTGGCGCGGCAGCGTGCCGAGACCGGGGTGACCAACATCGCCGTCGCCGACGAGGCCGCCGCGGCCGCGCTGGGCGGGACCATGTACTCGGGTCCCGACGCCGCCACCCGTCTCGTCGAGAACACCGAGGCCGACGTGGTGCTCAACGCGCTGGTCGGGGCGCTGGGCCTGAAACCCACGCTGGCCGCCCTGGCCACCGGCGCGCGGCTGGCGCTGGCCAACAAGGAGTCCTTGATCGCGGGCGGTCCGCTGGTGCAGAAGGCGGCCGCCCCGGGCCAGATCGTGCCGGTCGACTCGGAACACTCCGCGCTGGCGCAGTGCCTGCGCGGCGGCAGCGGCGACGAGGTCGCGAAGCTGGTGCTCACCGCGTCCGGGGGGCCGTTCCGCGGCTGGACCGCGGAGCGACTCGAGGACGTCACCCCCGAGCAGGCCGCTGCGCACCCCACCTGGTCGATGGGCCCGATGAACACCCTGAACTCGGCCTCGCTGGTGAACAAGGGGCTCGAACTGATCGAGACGCACCTGCTGTTCGGGATCGACTACGACCGCATTGAGGTGGTGGTGCATCCGCAGTCGATCGTGCACTCGATGGTCACGTTCACCGACGGGTCCACCCTCGCGCAGGCCAGCCCGCCTGACATGAAGCTGCCGATCGCGCTCGCACTGGGGTGGCCGTCACGCGTCCCCGGCGCCGCGGCGGCCTGCGATTTCACCACGGCCTCGCGCTGGGATTTCGAACCGCTCGACGACGACGTGTTCCCGGCGGTGGCGCTGGCCCGCGAGGCCGGCCGGGGTGGCGGCTGCCTGACCGCGGTCTACAACGCCGCCAACGAGGAGGCGGCGGCGGCGTTCCTCGCCGGACGGATCCGGTTCCCGGCCATCGTGCGCACCGTCGACCATGTGCTGCGCGCTGCCGACCGATGGGCGGCCGAACCAGCTACCGTGGATGACGTACTCGACGCCCAGGACTGGGCCCGTGATCGGGCCCGACAGGCGGTCGAGCAGGAACCCGCAGGTCGCAGATGA
- a CDS encoding RIP metalloprotease: MMYVLGVTLFAIAILVSVALHECGHMWVARATGMKVRRYFVGFGPTLWSTRRPNKLGETEYGVKAVPLGGFCDIAGMTAVEELDPEDRPYAMYKQKTWKRVAVLFAGPAMNFVIGLVLIYAIAIIWGLPNIKAPTTAVVGETSCIKSEVAQGQLGDCIANSPAAAAGIQAGDVIVKVGDTEVATFDALVEAVRKENGPTALTVQRDENGQTREFTTTVDVTPSQRYVVGGNEGPAVPVDVGSIGVTAAQFGPTQYNPLTAVPGTLVFTKDLAVELGKAIVKIPTKIGALVHSITGGERDPETPISVVGASRIGGETVEHGIWVAFWFFLAQLNFVLGAVNLIPLLPLDGGHISIALYEKVRNMVRQTRGKVAAAPVNYLKLMPLTYVVIIAMLGFTLLTVTADVINPITLFQ; encoded by the coding sequence ATGATGTACGTGCTCGGCGTGACGCTGTTCGCGATCGCCATTCTGGTGTCGGTGGCGTTGCACGAATGCGGCCATATGTGGGTGGCGCGCGCCACAGGCATGAAGGTGCGCCGCTACTTCGTCGGCTTCGGCCCGACGCTGTGGTCGACCCGGCGGCCCAACAAGCTGGGCGAGACCGAGTACGGCGTCAAGGCGGTGCCGCTCGGCGGATTCTGCGACATCGCCGGCATGACCGCGGTCGAGGAACTCGACCCCGAGGACCGGCCGTACGCGATGTACAAGCAGAAGACCTGGAAGCGCGTCGCGGTGCTGTTCGCCGGGCCGGCGATGAACTTCGTCATCGGGCTGGTGCTGATCTACGCGATCGCGATCATCTGGGGTCTGCCCAACATCAAGGCCCCCACCACCGCGGTGGTCGGGGAGACGTCATGCATCAAATCCGAGGTGGCGCAAGGCCAGTTGGGTGACTGCATCGCCAACAGCCCGGCGGCCGCCGCCGGCATCCAGGCCGGCGACGTCATCGTCAAGGTCGGCGACACCGAGGTCGCCACGTTCGACGCCCTCGTCGAGGCGGTGCGTAAGGAGAACGGCCCCACCGCGCTGACCGTGCAAAGGGACGAGAACGGTCAGACGCGCGAGTTCACCACCACCGTCGACGTCACCCCGAGCCAGCGCTACGTCGTCGGCGGGAACGAGGGTCCCGCCGTGCCAGTCGACGTCGGGAGCATCGGCGTCACGGCCGCGCAGTTCGGGCCGACGCAGTACAACCCGCTCACCGCGGTCCCCGGGACGCTGGTGTTCACCAAGGACCTCGCCGTGGAACTCGGCAAGGCGATCGTGAAGATCCCGACCAAGATCGGGGCGCTCGTGCACTCGATCACCGGCGGCGAGCGCGACCCCGAGACGCCGATCAGCGTGGTCGGCGCGTCCCGGATCGGCGGCGAGACCGTCGAGCACGGCATCTGGGTGGCGTTCTGGTTCTTTCTCGCACAGCTGAACTTCGTGCTGGGCGCGGTCAACCTGATCCCGCTCCTGCCGCTGGACGGCGGGCACATCTCGATCGCGCTCTACGAGAAGGTCCGCAACATGGTCCGCCAGACGCGAGGCAAAGTCGCCGCGGCTCCCGTCAACTATCTCAAGCTGATGCCCCTGACGTACGTGGTGATCATCGCGATGCTGGGCTTCACGCTGCTCACCGTGACCGCCGACGTAATCAACCCGATCACGCTGTTCCAATGA
- the ispG gene encoding flavodoxin-dependent (E)-4-hydroxy-3-methylbut-2-enyl-diphosphate synthase has product MTSIGLGMPAAPAPVLAPRRKTRQLMVRDVGVGSDHPISVQSMCTTKTHDINATLQQIAELTASGCDIVRVACPRQEDADALPVIAKKSKIPVIADIHFQPKYIFAAIDAGCAAVRVNPGNIKEFDGRVAEVAKAAADAGIPIRIGVNAGSLDKRFLQKYGKATPEALVESALWEASLFEEHGFGDIKISVKHNDPVVMVAAYEQLAAQCDYPLHLGVTEAGPAFQGTIKSAVAFGALLSKGIGDTIRVSLSAPPAEEVKVGNQILESLNLRPRGLEIVSCPSCGRAQVDVYTLANEVTAGLEGMDVPLRVAVMGCVVNGPGEAREADLGVASGNGKGQIFVKGEVIKTVPEAQIVETLIEEALRLAGEMGAEMGDAQGSEGATGSPIVTVS; this is encoded by the coding sequence ATGACCTCAATCGGTCTGGGGATGCCGGCGGCGCCGGCGCCGGTACTGGCTCCCCGCCGCAAGACCCGCCAGCTGATGGTGCGTGACGTCGGCGTCGGCAGTGACCACCCGATCTCGGTGCAGTCGATGTGCACCACCAAGACCCACGACATCAACGCCACGCTGCAGCAGATCGCCGAGCTGACGGCGTCGGGCTGCGACATCGTGCGGGTGGCCTGCCCGCGCCAGGAGGACGCCGACGCGCTGCCGGTCATCGCGAAGAAGTCGAAGATCCCGGTGATCGCCGACATCCACTTCCAGCCGAAGTACATCTTCGCCGCGATCGACGCCGGATGCGCTGCGGTGCGGGTGAATCCGGGCAACATCAAGGAGTTCGACGGCCGGGTCGCCGAGGTCGCCAAGGCGGCGGCCGACGCGGGCATCCCGATCCGCATCGGCGTCAACGCCGGATCGCTGGACAAGCGCTTCCTGCAGAAGTACGGCAAGGCGACCCCGGAAGCGTTGGTCGAGTCGGCGCTGTGGGAGGCCTCGCTGTTCGAGGAACACGGCTTCGGCGACATCAAGATCAGCGTCAAGCACAACGACCCCGTCGTCATGGTCGCCGCCTACGAGCAGCTCGCCGCGCAGTGCGACTATCCGCTGCATCTCGGCGTCACCGAAGCCGGGCCGGCATTCCAGGGCACCATCAAGTCCGCCGTCGCGTTCGGCGCGCTGCTGTCCAAGGGCATCGGCGACACCATCCGGGTGTCGCTGTCGGCGCCGCCGGCCGAAGAGGTCAAGGTGGGCAACCAGATTCTGGAGTCGCTGAACCTGCGGCCGCGCGGCCTGGAGATCGTGTCGTGCCCGTCGTGCGGACGCGCGCAGGTGGACGTGTACACGCTGGCCAATGAGGTCACGGCCGGCCTGGAGGGCATGGACGTGCCGCTGCGCGTGGCGGTGATGGGCTGCGTCGTCAACGGACCCGGCGAGGCGCGCGAGGCCGACCTCGGGGTGGCGTCCGGCAACGGCAAGGGACAGATCTTCGTCAAGGGTGAGGTCATCAAGACCGTCCCGGAGGCGCAGATCGTCGAGACGTTGATCGAGGAGGCGCTGCGCCTTGCCGGCGAGATGGGTGCGGAGATGGGCGACGCACAGGGTTCTGAAGGTGCCACCGGTTCGCCTATTGTGACCGTAAGCTGA
- a CDS encoding GNAT family N-acetyltransferase — translation MSAPPLFRLVDERRVSVVRDIRDMVAVRQVLDEDPVAACMVASRVAEHGIEPSAIGGELWTRRRASESLCFAGANLIPLRGAPGDLNAFADKAMSSARRCSSLVGRAELVLPMWQRLEPVWGPARDVRAHQPLMALSAAPLCAIDPAVRQVRMEEIDAYLVAAIDMFIGEVGIDPRVGDGGRGYRRRVAGLIAAGRAWARFDRGEVVFKAEVGSQSPAVGQIQGVWVHPDQRGRGIGTAGTATVAAAIVGGGRIASLYVNSFNTVARATYARIGFTEIASFATVLLD, via the coding sequence ATGTCGGCTCCTCCGCTATTTCGCCTCGTAGATGAGCGAAGGGTGTCGGTGGTGCGCGACATCCGCGACATGGTGGCCGTCCGGCAGGTTCTCGACGAGGACCCGGTGGCCGCCTGCATGGTCGCCTCGCGGGTGGCCGAGCACGGCATCGAACCGTCGGCGATCGGCGGGGAACTGTGGACCCGCAGGCGCGCCAGCGAGTCGCTGTGCTTCGCCGGCGCCAACCTCATTCCGCTGCGTGGGGCCCCCGGCGACCTGAATGCGTTCGCGGACAAGGCGATGAGCAGCGCCCGCCGCTGTTCGTCCCTGGTCGGCCGCGCCGAGTTGGTGCTTCCGATGTGGCAGCGTCTCGAACCCGTCTGGGGCCCGGCCCGCGACGTGCGGGCGCATCAGCCGTTGATGGCGCTGAGCGCGGCGCCGTTGTGCGCCATCGATCCCGCCGTGCGCCAGGTGCGCATGGAGGAGATCGACGCCTATCTCGTCGCCGCGATCGACATGTTCATCGGTGAGGTCGGCATCGATCCTCGAGTCGGTGATGGTGGCCGCGGCTACCGCCGCCGGGTCGCCGGACTGATCGCCGCCGGGCGGGCCTGGGCCCGGTTCGACCGCGGTGAGGTGGTCTTCAAGGCTGAGGTCGGCTCGCAGTCCCCGGCGGTCGGGCAGATCCAGGGCGTGTGGGTGCACCCCGACCAGCGCGGCCGGGGGATCGGCACCGCCGGCACCGCGACGGTCGCCGCCGCGATCGTCGGCGGCGGCCGTATCGCCAGCCTGTACGTGAACAGCTTCAACACCGTGGCGAGGGCGACCTACGCCCGTATCGGCTTCACCGAGATCGCGTCGTTCGCGACGGTGCTGCTCGACTGA
- a CDS encoding GNAT family N-acetyltransferase, whose product MAAAASREMATALVQALERRHEVLDAVVASDDYDAAIEALADLLDTSGEAAEAVLRLSFDRLTKVSRRRIAAELEDLNSQEQDYRPPEQTAGSARRLMLRPFAPERDRDIFAARTDDMRSAGDGTAAPAGDLGDEIAAAAARVAAEESAWLVAEVGSTKVGMVFGDLAEGEVGVRVWIHPAHRKQGYGTAALRASRSEMAAYFPAVPLVVRAPAAGG is encoded by the coding sequence ATGGCGGCCGCGGCGAGCCGCGAGATGGCGACCGCGCTCGTCCAGGCGCTGGAACGCCGGCACGAGGTGCTCGACGCGGTCGTCGCCTCCGACGACTACGACGCGGCGATCGAGGCGCTGGCCGATCTGCTCGACACCTCGGGCGAGGCTGCCGAGGCCGTGCTGCGGTTGTCGTTCGACCGGCTCACCAAGGTCTCGCGGCGCCGGATCGCCGCCGAGCTGGAGGACCTCAACAGTCAGGAGCAGGACTACCGCCCGCCCGAGCAGACCGCCGGGTCGGCGCGCCGGCTGATGCTGCGGCCGTTCGCTCCTGAACGGGACCGCGACATCTTCGCCGCGCGCACCGACGACATGCGCTCGGCCGGGGACGGAACCGCCGCGCCCGCAGGTGATCTCGGCGATGAGATCGCCGCGGCGGCGGCCCGGGTGGCCGCCGAGGAGTCTGCCTGGCTGGTCGCCGAGGTCGGATCGACGAAGGTCGGCATGGTGTTCGGCGACCTGGCCGAGGGCGAGGTCGGCGTGCGGGTCTGGATCCACCCCGCTCACCGCAAGCAGGGATACGGCACCGCGGCGCTGCGCGCGTCGCGCTCGGAGATGGCCGCCTACTTCCCGGCTGTGCCGCTGGTGGTCCGCGCACCCGCCGCCGGCGGGTGA
- a CDS encoding penicillin-binding transpeptidase domain-containing protein, giving the protein MASLFTSATRMTGLATVAAVVMALGACTPRPNGPEPTAEEFFAALATGDTGAAAQLADRPEEARAALNEAWAGLQATGLDAQILSSKYAEDTGSVTYRYTWHLPKNRTWTYDGQLNMVRDEGRWEVRWGATGLHPRLGENQTFALRADAPPRASVHERTGTNVLVPGYRYHFALDAEAAGADLMPTAHKIVGALHRFDNTLDAQRLAELASSKKGALSLLTLNQADHDAVAGALASVPGVVITPQPEMVPTDPTFAPAVVNEIKKTVAEDLDGDPGWRVVTVNQNGVDVDVLNEVPGQPAPSVSISLDRAVQTAAQNAVDVTDKQAMIVVIKPSTGEILAVAQNTAADREGPLATMGLFPPGSTFKIVTAGAAIERQMATPNTLLGCPGRMDIGHRTVPNYGGFDLGTVPMSRAFASSCNTTFAELASRMPPRGLTQAASQYGIGADYDIPGLSTVSGSVPPTVNLTERTEDGFGQGKVLASPFGMALAAATVAAGRTPVPRLIEGRDTQVTGDQQPIPAEVVDGLRPMMRLVVTNGTAKDLQGAGDVRGKTGEAEFAGGSHSWFTGYRGDMAFSALIVGGGSSEYAVRMLKGMLDALPPDYLA; this is encoded by the coding sequence ATGGCATCACTGTTCACATCTGCAACGCGCATGACCGGACTCGCGACCGTGGCTGCGGTGGTGATGGCGCTCGGGGCATGTACGCCACGGCCCAACGGGCCCGAACCAACCGCCGAGGAGTTCTTCGCCGCGCTGGCCACCGGTGACACCGGCGCCGCCGCGCAGCTGGCCGACCGGCCCGAGGAGGCGCGGGCGGCGCTCAACGAGGCTTGGGCGGGGCTGCAGGCGACCGGGCTGGACGCACAGATCCTCAGTTCGAAATACGCGGAGGACACCGGCAGCGTGACCTACCGCTACACGTGGCACCTGCCCAAGAACCGGACCTGGACCTACGACGGCCAACTCAACATGGTGCGTGACGAAGGCCGGTGGGAGGTGCGCTGGGGCGCCACCGGACTGCACCCGAGGCTGGGGGAGAACCAGACGTTCGCGCTGCGTGCCGACGCCCCGCCGCGGGCCTCGGTGCACGAGCGCACGGGAACCAACGTGCTGGTGCCCGGCTACCGGTATCACTTCGCGCTCGACGCCGAGGCCGCCGGCGCCGACCTGATGCCCACCGCACACAAGATCGTCGGCGCGCTGCACCGGTTCGACAACACCCTCGACGCGCAGCGCCTCGCCGAGCTGGCCAGCTCGAAGAAGGGCGCGCTGAGCCTGCTGACGCTGAATCAGGCCGACCACGATGCGGTGGCCGGTGCCCTCGCGTCGGTGCCCGGGGTGGTGATCACTCCGCAGCCGGAGATGGTGCCCACCGACCCGACATTCGCGCCCGCGGTGGTCAACGAGATCAAGAAGACGGTCGCCGAGGATCTCGACGGAGACCCCGGCTGGCGCGTCGTCACGGTGAACCAGAACGGCGTCGATGTCGATGTACTCAACGAGGTGCCCGGCCAGCCGGCGCCGTCGGTGAGCATCAGCCTGGACCGTGCGGTGCAGACCGCGGCGCAGAACGCCGTCGACGTCACCGACAAGCAGGCCATGATCGTCGTGATCAAACCCTCGACCGGGGAAATCCTCGCGGTGGCGCAGAACACCGCCGCCGATCGGGAGGGACCGCTGGCGACCATGGGCCTGTTCCCGCCAGGGTCGACGTTCAAGATCGTGACCGCGGGCGCGGCGATCGAACGCCAGATGGCCACGCCGAACACCCTGTTGGGCTGCCCCGGGCGTATGGACATCGGTCACCGCACCGTGCCCAACTACGGCGGTTTCGACCTCGGCACCGTGCCGATGTCCCGGGCGTTCGCCAGCTCGTGCAACACCACCTTCGCCGAACTGGCCAGCCGGATGCCGCCGCGGGGGCTCACTCAGGCCGCCTCGCAGTACGGTATCGGCGCCGACTACGACATCCCCGGGTTGAGCACCGTCAGCGGGTCGGTGCCTCCGACGGTGAACCTCACCGAACGCACCGAGGACGGCTTCGGTCAGGGCAAGGTGCTGGCCAGTCCGTTCGGGATGGCGCTGGCCGCGGCCACGGTCGCAGCCGGCCGCACTCCGGTGCCGCGCCTGATCGAGGGGCGCGACACCCAGGTCACCGGCGACCAGCAGCCGATCCCGGCCGAGGTGGTGGACGGTCTGCGCCCGATGATGCGCCTGGTCGTGACCAACGGCACCGCCAAGGACCTACAGGGCGCCGGCGACGTGCGCGGTAAGACCGGCGAGGCCGAGTTCGCCGGCGGATCGCACTCGTGGTTCACCGGATACCGCGGAGACATGGCGTTCTCGGCGCTCATCGTCGGCGGCGGCAGTTCGGAGTACGCGGTGCGGATGCTCAAGGGCATGCTCGACGCCCTGCCGCCGGACTATCTGGCCTGA
- a CDS encoding DUF1707 domain-containing protein, with protein sequence MTDINHGRRRPDNSGSRAADAVEMRISDVDRNGTLRRLHNAVALGLIDIGEFEERSAAVSQARMRSELDALVGDLPGPGAIVTSAADRIELRGVLGSLKRQGEWVVPSRLALHRRMGSVDLDLTKARFAGPIVVIELDLKFGGLDLRLPDGASASIDDVEVNVGSARDHRRDAPAEGNPHVILTGKVVCGSVDIRGPRKSWRVGPLRTN encoded by the coding sequence ATGACGGACATCAACCACGGCCGACGCCGCCCGGACAACTCGGGATCCCGCGCGGCCGACGCCGTCGAAATGCGCATCTCCGACGTCGACCGCAACGGCACCCTGCGCCGGCTGCACAACGCCGTGGCCCTCGGCCTCATCGACATCGGCGAATTCGAGGAACGGTCGGCGGCGGTGTCGCAGGCGCGGATGCGTTCAGAACTCGACGCCCTTGTCGGCGACCTGCCTGGCCCGGGCGCGATCGTGACGTCGGCAGCCGACCGCATCGAGCTGCGCGGCGTGCTCGGCTCGCTCAAACGTCAGGGCGAGTGGGTGGTGCCGTCGCGGCTCGCGCTGCACCGGCGGATGGGTTCGGTCGATCTCGATCTGACCAAGGCCCGGTTCGCGGGCCCCATCGTGGTCATCGAGCTGGACCTGAAGTTCGGCGGTCTGGACCTGCGCCTTCCCGACGGGGCCAGCGCATCCATCGACGACGTCGAGGTCAACGTCGGCAGCGCCCGTGACCACCGCAGGGACGCTCCGGCCGAAGGTAACCCGCACGTGATTCTCACCGGCAAGGTGGTGTGCGGATCGGTCGACATCCGCGGACCGCGCAAGTCGTGGCGTGTGGGACCGCTGCGCACGAACTGA
- a CDS encoding PaaI family thioesterase produces the protein MQVTPGHLFAQMDFRDVEVSDESVVIELDNRPDLTNRRGALQGGLVATLIDIAAGRLAERHVGPGQDVTTADMTIHYLSPVLEGPARAEATVVRAGRRLSVIAVDVTDVSRDRLAARGTVSFAVLDPR, from the coding sequence ATGCAGGTCACCCCGGGCCACTTGTTCGCCCAGATGGACTTTCGCGACGTCGAGGTCTCCGATGAGAGCGTGGTGATCGAACTGGACAACCGGCCCGATCTGACGAATCGGCGCGGCGCCCTGCAGGGAGGTCTGGTCGCGACGCTGATCGACATCGCCGCCGGCCGGTTGGCCGAACGCCACGTCGGGCCCGGCCAGGACGTGACCACCGCCGACATGACCATCCACTACCTGTCTCCGGTGTTGGAGGGTCCCGCCCGCGCCGAGGCGACCGTCGTCCGGGCCGGACGCCGCCTCTCGGTGATCGCCGTCGACGTCACGGACGTCTCCCGCGACCGGCTGGCCGCGCGCGGCACGGTCAGCTTCGCCGTCCTCGATCCGCGTTAG
- the map gene encoding type I methionyl aminopeptidase produces the protein MSVRTALRPGTVSPVLPVPKSIPRPEYVGKPTAAEGHEPWVQTPEVIEKMRVAGRIAAGALAEAGKAVAPGVTTDHLDRIAHEYMVDHGAYPSTLGYKGFPKSCCTSLNEIICHGIPDSTVIEDGDIVNIDVTAYIDGVHGDTNATFLAGNVSEEHRLLVERTHEATMRAIKAVKPGRALSIVGRVIESYANRFGYNVVRDFTGHGIGTTFHNGLVVLHYDQPAVETVLEPGMTFTIEPMINLGSLDYEIWDDDWTVATKDKKWTAQFEHTLVVTDSGAEILTQL, from the coding sequence ATGTCAGTAAGGACCGCCCTCCGGCCCGGCACGGTCTCGCCCGTGCTGCCGGTGCCCAAGTCGATTCCGCGCCCGGAGTATGTCGGTAAGCCGACCGCGGCCGAGGGCCACGAGCCGTGGGTGCAGACCCCGGAAGTGATCGAGAAGATGCGGGTGGCCGGCCGGATCGCGGCGGGCGCGCTCGCCGAGGCCGGCAAGGCGGTGGCGCCCGGGGTGACCACCGATCACCTCGACCGGATCGCCCACGAGTACATGGTCGATCACGGCGCGTACCCGTCCACGCTGGGCTACAAGGGTTTTCCGAAATCCTGCTGCACGTCGCTGAATGAGATCATCTGCCACGGCATCCCCGACTCGACCGTCATCGAGGACGGTGACATCGTCAACATCGACGTCACGGCCTACATCGACGGCGTGCACGGCGACACCAACGCCACCTTCCTGGCCGGCAACGTCAGCGAGGAGCACCGGCTGCTCGTCGAACGCACGCACGAGGCCACCATGCGCGCGATCAAGGCCGTCAAACCCGGCCGCGCCCTGTCGATCGTCGGCCGCGTCATCGAGTCCTACGCAAACCGCTTCGGCTACAACGTGGTTCGCGACTTCACCGGACACGGGATCGGCACCACCTTCCACAACGGTCTGGTGGTGTTGCACTATGACCAGCCCGCGGTGGAGACGGTGCTCGAGCCGGGGATGACCTTCACCATCGAACCGATGATCAACCTGGGCAGCCTGGACTACGAGATCTGGGACGACGACTGGACGGTGGCCACCAAAGACAAGAAGTGGACGGCCCAGTTCGAGCACACGCTGGTGGTCACCGACAGCGGGGCAGAGATTCTCACCCAACTCTGA
- a CDS encoding alpha/beta fold hydrolase, producing MPSPMVTVDGFSVPVQVTGPERGSVVVLLGAAQQSPAAYAGVCQRLHTASLRTVVIGPDPRLTAKAVISILDTLEVRWALLVGDKLGGELAWELAATRLDRFIGLVVIDRGHPRVADLNGVVRDEHCPPVELNTTALVSTSAARAVAKASQRYVYGEYRIVDLLGRRNAADSTAQLAAEIVMRTSTW from the coding sequence ATGCCCTCTCCCATGGTGACTGTCGACGGCTTCTCGGTGCCCGTCCAGGTCACCGGTCCCGAGCGAGGGTCGGTGGTGGTGCTGCTCGGTGCAGCCCAGCAGTCACCCGCCGCGTACGCGGGAGTGTGCCAGCGGCTGCACACCGCCTCGCTGAGAACCGTGGTGATCGGCCCGGACCCGCGCCTGACCGCCAAGGCCGTCATCAGCATCCTGGACACGCTCGAGGTGCGGTGGGCACTGCTGGTGGGCGACAAGCTCGGCGGCGAGCTGGCCTGGGAGCTGGCCGCCACCCGGCTGGACCGGTTCATCGGGCTGGTCGTCATCGACCGGGGACACCCGCGGGTCGCGGATCTCAACGGTGTGGTGCGTGACGAACACTGTCCGCCGGTGGAGCTGAACACCACCGCACTGGTCAGTACCAGCGCCGCCCGAGCGGTCGCCAAAGCCAGCCAGCGCTATGTGTACGGCGAGTACCGCATCGTCGATCTGCTCGGACGGCGCAACGCCGCCGATTCGACCGCTCAGTTGGCCGCCGAGATCGTGATGCGCACCAGCACCTGGTAG